The Synechococcus sp. HK05 DNA segment GTTGAAGTCCAGGGCCATCGCAGAGGCGGGCGCAGCTGATTGCAGTCTGCCGGCCGGTGGGGAGGATGGGCTGCATGACAACCGCATCCCCTGACCCATTGGCCCTGCAGGCCACCTTGGTGGACTTCGCCCTGGCGGAACTGGTGCGTCAGCACCGTGAGAGCTTCACGCCGCTGTGGAGCCCTGAGAGCTGGGCAAAGCTGCTGATCTGGCTGGCGCTCAACTGCGGCTGCAGTGGCGACGAGGCGGGCCTTAAAGCTTTTGCTGAGGCGATTGGACCCTTGCAGATGGGTCGCTTGCGGCGGGTGTTTTTTGAACGGGAGCTGGCGGATCTTGAGCTGCAGCTGATGGCCGATCCAGCGGAGCAGCAGGTGCTGGTGCTGCCCCAGGGGCCGGCGGAAGAGGTGCTGGAGCCGGAGCGAGTGGCGCGCGCCCTGGATTGCGTGAACCTGAGCCAGCGGCTGGTGATGGATCGCTCCCGCTGGCAGCGGCTCGATTCGGTGCTTGTGGTTCCCTGGGCCGCGCCTGAGGCGTGATCGAATGACGGCCGTGATGGCGGCTGCGATGACGACTCTGCGTTCCTGGCTGGTGGGATCCCTGGCGAGCTTGGTCGGGAGCTCCGCCGCGATACCCGCGCTGGCGGAGCCGTATTTGCGGCTGGGCGTGGGAGCTGATGGTTCAACCACCTCCACCTTCCGGGATCGCAACTGTCAGGCCACCAATCCACCGGCTTTGTTTGGCTGCGGTGCGGGGCGCAATGGGCAACCACTTCAGGCCACAGGAGCTTTTGGAACCGGTGCCGTGTTGGACGCCGGGCTTGGCTATCGCCTCAATACTTGGCTTCGGGCGGAGGCCTTGTTCAGCTATCGGCCGGCCTATGAATACCGAGGCCAGGCCAATTTCCTGCAGTCGGCCCCACCCCAGCCGGTGAGCGCCAACCTCAGCTCGGTGGCTGGCTTCGGCGTGGGCTACATCGACCTTCCTCGACTGCGTCGGGTGCAGCCCTACATCGGGGCTGGCGTGGGGGTGGCGCGCAACCGCATCAGTGCTGTGAGCTACAACTTCCCGGCCATCGCGCCCGATGCCTCCACCACGATTGCCGGTGGCACAACAACCGGCCTGGCCTGGTTGCTTACGGCCGGTGTGGCCATCCCTATCAACGAGCAGTTGAGTCTGGATTTGGCCTACCGCTACTCCGACCTGGGCCGCGTACAAACCGATTCAGGCAGCGCCTCAATCGCGCGGCCAACCGGTAACAGAACCCTCGAGATCGCCGGTACGCAAGCCGCCCTGCAGACGCACGGCGTCATGCTCAGCCTGCGCTATGCCTTCCGCTGATGGAGCTGATCGCCCGCTATCGCAACGCCGGCTTTGAGGCGCTGGCCGATGGTGTGATGGCCTTCTTTGAACGCCGCGCCGATCTGCAGTGCCCCGGTGTGGCCTTCGGCCCCAATGGCGACGGGGAACCGGCCAAGGTGTCGACCGATATCAGCCTGGTGGCGCTCGATCGCTCTGATCCCGAAGCGTTTGCCCTGGCAGACGTGATCCTGCGCGGCGTCACGGCGGGCCTGGAGCGCTACCTGCAGGAGCGGCCGCTGTTTCGCGAGTGCTGCCCGGCTCAGCAGTTGTTTGTGAATCCGATCTTCAACCTGCAGCGCTATGCCCCCGGTGAGGGCTTCAAGCGCTGGCACTGTGACTGGACCATCAGCGACGAAGCCACCGAGCCGGTGCACCGGGTGCTCGCCTGGATCCTCTATTGCAACTCCGTTGAAGAGGCGGGCACCGAGTTCCACTGGCAGCAGCACCACGAGGCGGCAGAGCGGGGCAAGCTCGTGATCTTTCCGGCCGGTCCATCCCATATCCACCGTGGCCGGGTGAACCACACCCACAGCAAAACCATCGCCACCGGTTGGATCAATGCCGGCAGCCGCGATGCCTACCTCACGCGCCTGGCCCGCGGCTAGCGGTGATAGGTGCTGGGTGTGTGCTGCTCCGGCGGCCACACCATCGGGTATTCCACTTGCTGGGGGAAGGGGATCTCGATGTTGTTGGCCTTGAAGGCATGCCAGATCGCCTGGTTCACCTCACTGCAGATGCCGACGTTGTCCATCGGATTGGCGATCCAGAAGCGCAGGGCGTAGTTGATCTCGTAGTCGCCATAGCTGAGCAGGAGCGCCTTGGGCGCTGGTTCGGGCAGCACCCGGGGCACCTGGCGCGCTGTGGCCTCCAGTAGGGCGATCACGTCGGTTGGATCGTGGTGATAGGCGGCGCCCACACTCACCTGGCTGCGGCGCATCCGATCGCTGGCGGTGTAGGTGGTGGCGGCCTCGGTGAAGAAGGTCTGGTTGGGGATCAGCAGCTCAGCGTTGTCGCGGTCGCGCCACAGCAGGGTGGCCCGCAGCCCCAGCTTGCGCACCTCGCAGGGATCGCCATCGAGCATCAGCACTTCACCGGGGCGCACGGAGCCTTCAAACAGCAACCAGAGGCCGCTCACGAAATTGGAGAACACCTCCTTGATGCCGAAGCCCAGGCCAACCGACAAGCCACCGGCCACGGCGATCAATGCTGTGGTGTTGAGGCCCAGATGCACCCCCACGGCCACCAGGCCAAGGGCCACCACCGTGTAGCGCAGCATCAGCTCCATCGCTTTGCGGCTGCCTTCGCTCATCCCCACCGCCCGCTGCACCAGCCAGGCCAGACCCGCCGCCGGAGGTCCGCAACCCACGAGCACCACGTACACGATCAACCCCGCCTGAAACAGTTTCCCGGCGCTGAGCGATACACCAAAGAGCGACCCCAGTGGAGCCACGGCCAGATCCCGCAGGCTGTCGACCTGGCTGATCAGCAGCAGCGTGGCCATCAGCAGATAGGCCGGCCGCAGCAGGCGCGATTCGAGCTGATGGAGACGTTCGGGGCGCAACCAGCGGCCGAGCAAGCGATGCAGCAGTGCGAGACCAAACCACCCCAGCCAGAGCAGGGCCAAGAGGCCCGCCAGGCCGTAGGGATGGTTGAGCTGACCCAGGAGTCCGCAGGTCAGTCCCAGAGCGATGAGGCCGAGGGGCGCGTAGGCCAGCGTGGGCCAGCGGCCGAGCCAGCGGCGGCGGCGTGCAACGCGGCAGAGGAGCATCAACCCCACGCTCACCAGCAGCTGCACCACCACCGCTGGCCGCTCCAGGTAGCCGAGCCACCCCAACACTTCCAGCAGCAGTTCTTTCATCGTGGCGGCGCAGGTGTCGACTGCAGCACGTCGATCATCCGGTTGGTGGCTTCGCTGGGGGTGATTTCCCCGAAGACCAGCTGGGTGATCAGGTGCTCGTTGGTGTGGATGCGGGGGTCGTTGCTGTGCAACATCGCCACCATTTCATTGATCTGGCTGCCCTGCTGGCCGGCTTGAACCATGGCGGCCAGCACCGTGGAGCTGCTCGTGGGCACCTTCACGAATCGGTTGGCGGGGAGCACTGTTTGGGATCCCATCGAGAGCTCTCGTTGCACCAAAGGATTCACGGCGTATTTGCTGAAGGCCAGGGCTCGCTGGTGGCCCATCGCACTTGAGCTGGTGCCCAGCGCCAGCACCCGCAGCCGGTTCACGGGGCTGGCCTGGCCATAACGCCCATCCGGCAAGGCGCTCACCCCCAGGGCCTGCCCAAGGCGCCGTCGCAGTCGGGGGAGGCTTGTGCTTCGGCAGGGGATCCAGGCCACCCGGCCTGAAACGAATTCGGCCTCAATGGCTTGCTGCGTGCCATAGAAGGTGATGCCCTGCTGGTTGCTCGCGTTCTGCAGCCAGGCCAGCCAGCGCTGGATGTCGCTGCGATCCTGTGGGCTGATCGGTTGGCGTAATAGCGCTTTGTTGATGGCTGGAATCGCCCCCAGGCTGCCGGCGGTCCAGAACAGGTTGTACAGGTCAACCGAGAGCGCGCTCGGTTTGCCTTGGGCGCTGTTGGCCAACAGCTCGTTCAGGGTGCTGGGGGCCTTCGGCAAAACCTTGCGGTTGAAGCAGGCCAGCTGGGCCTGCATCAACACCGGTAAACCCGCGAGTTGGCCGTTTGGGGCACGGAGCCGTTTCAGCTCTTCGGGGTTGAAGAGATTGAGTTGAGCGGCCGTCGCTGGGAAGGGCTTCACAAGGCTCTTGCGCATCAGGCGCAAAGCGGTGTCGCCATTCACAAACAGCAGATCCGGCCCAAGTCCGCTTTTGGAACGAACCCGAATGGTGGCCTCGATCCGATCTTCTGGATAAAGGCTGAACTGGAACTGGGTGTTGCGGTTGATCTGCCGAAAGCCCTTCTCCAGCAACCGCAACCGTCCGCTGTACTCCGCCAGCAGCTCCGCGTCGATCGTTTGGTCGCTGTTGGTGCCGCCGGCGAGGTACACCACAGCAGGGAGTCCACCTCCTGTGCAGCCGCTCAGGAGCAGGCTGCAGCTCAGGGCCAGGGTGCGAAGCCAGCCCCGGCTGGTAGTGGGAATGAATCGGGAGGGCAGCGCCATCGCTGTGCTCAGCGTGCCCATCATCCCTGGCTTAGGGCCGTTTTGCGAGCATGGCGCGATTGGCTGTTCCTGCGCCCGTGACCGACGCTTTGCCCAAGACCTACGACCCGGTGGGCACCGAAGCGCGCTGGCAGCAGGCCTGGGAAACCAGCGGCGCCTTCCACCCCGATCCCAGTGCTCCCGGCGAGCCGTTTTCTGTGGTGATCCCGCCGCCGAATGTGACCGGCAGCCTGCACATGGGCCATGCCTTCAACACAGCCCTGATCGACACGATCGTGCGCTTCCAGCGCCTGCAGGGCAAGAACGTGTTGTGTCTGCCCGGCACCGACCACGCTTCGATCGCGGTGCAAACGATCCTCGAGAAGCAGCTCAAGGCTGAGGGCAAGCGCAAGGAGGATCTCGGCCGTGAGGCCTTTTTGGAGAAGGCCTGGGAGTGGAAGGCCCAGAGCGGCGGCACGATCGTGGGCCAGCTGCGCCGGCTTGGCTATTCGGTGGACTGGCAGCGCGAGCGCTTCACCCTCGATGCCGGCTGCAGCACGGCGGTGATTGAAGCGTTCAACCGCCTGCATGAGCAGGGGCTGATCTACCGGGGTGAATACCTGGTGAATTGGTGCCCCGCCTCGGGCTCGGCGGTGAGCGATCTGGAGGTGGAGATGAAGGAGGTGGATGGCCACCTCTGGCACTTCCGCTATCCGCTCACGGCTGGTGCGGCGGCCGATGGTCGCACCCACCTGGAGGTGGCCACCACACGCCCGGAAACGCTGCTGGGCGACACGGCCGTGGCGGTGAACCCCAAGGATCCGCGCTATGCCGATCTGGTGGGACAAACCCTCACCCTGCCGCTGGTGGGCCGCGAGATCCCGATCGTGGCCGACGACCACGTGGATGCGGAGTTCGGCACCGGCTGCGTGAAGGTGACCCCCGCCCACGACCCCAATGATTTCGCCATCGGCCAGCGCCACAACCTGCCGCTGATCACGGTGATGGCGAAAGACGGCTCGATGAATGAAGCCGCCGGTCGCTTCCAGGGCCTGGATCGCTTCGAGGCGCGCAAGGCCGTGGTGGCCGCCATGGAGGAAGGCTGCTTCCTAGTGAAGGTGGAGGACTATCGCCACAGCGTGCCCTTCTCCGATCGCGGCAAAGTGCCGGTGGAGCCGCTGCTCTCCACCCAGTGGTTTGTGAAAACGGAACCCCTGGCTGCTCGTTGCCGCGAGGCCCTCGAGAACGCTGATCCCCGCTTCGTGCCGGAGCGCTGGAGCAAGGTGTATCGCGACTGGCTCACCGACATCCGCGACTGGTGCATCTCCCGCCAGCTCTGGTGGGGCCATCGCATCCCCGCCTGGTTTGTGGTGAGCGAAACCGGTGACGAGATCACCGACACCACTCCTTATGTGGTGGCCCGCGATGAAGCGGAAGCCCGCGCCAAGGCCGAAGCCCAGTTCGGTGGCGGCACCCACGCCCATCCCCTGGTGCTCGAGCAAGATCCTGACGCCCTCGACACCTGGTTCTCCAGTGGCCTCTGGCCCTTCTCCACCCTGGGCTGGCCCGATGCGGATGCCGCCGATCTGGCCCGTTGGTATCCCACCAGCGTGCTGGTGACGGGCTTCGACATCATCTTTTTCTGGGTGGCCCGGATGACGATGATGGCCGGCGCCTTCACCGGCCAAATGCCCTTCCAGGACGTGTACATCCACGGCCTGGTGCGGGATGAAAACAACCGCAAGATGAGCAAATCGGCGGGCAATGGCATCGACCCGCTGCTGCTGATCGATCGCTACGGCGCCGATGCCCTGCGTTTCGCTCTGGTGCGTGAGGTGGCTGGTGCGGGTCAAGACATTCGCCTCGACTACGACCGCAAATCCGACACCTCCGCCACGGTGGAGGCCTCGCGCAACTTCGCCAACAAGCTCTGGAACGCCACCCGGTTCGCGCTGATGAACCTGGACGGCGAGACGCCCGCCTCGCTGGGTGACCCGGATCCCGCGGCGCTGCAGCTGGCGGATCGCTGGATCCTCTCGCGCCTGGCGCGGGTGAACCGCGAAACGGCCGAGCGCTACGGCAGCTACGGCCTGGGTGAAGCGTCCAAGGGTCTCTACGAGTTCGCCTGGAACGAGGTGTGCGACTGGTATGTGGAGCTGATCAAGCGGCGCCTGCAGGTGCCGGCTGAGCTGGAGGGGCCTGCCCTTGAGGTGGCGCTCGCCGATCAGCGCACCGCGCGGCAGGTGCTCGCCAAGGTGCTCAATGCCCTGCTCGTGATGCTTCATCCGCTGATGCCGCACTTGAGCGAAGAGCTCTGGCATGGCCTCACCGGCGAGCCGGACACCACGTTCCTCGCCCTTCAGCCCTGGCCGGAGCTGGATGCTGCGGCTCTGGACGACAACCTGGAAGCCTCCTTTGCCGAGTTGATCGAGGCGATCCGCGTGGTGCGCAACCTGCGGGCGGTGGCCGGGCTCAAGCCGAGCCAGAGCGTGCCGGTGCGCTTTGTTTCGGGTCGCCCCGAGCTGGCAGCGGTGCTCACGGCTGCCACCGCTGACATCACCGCCCTCACCCGCGCCGAGCGGGTGGAGGTGTTGGATCCGGCCGCGGCGGACGCCAACCCCGCCACCAAGGCCCTGGCCGGTGTGAGCGGTGAGCTGCAGGTGGTGTTGCCGATCGAGGGCTTGGTGGATCTCGAGGCCTTGCGCGCCCGCCTCGAGAAAGACATCGCCAAGGCCGAGAAGGAGATCAAGGGCCTGGCCGGCCGTCTCGCCAATCCCAACTTCGCGGACAAAGCGCCGCCGGAGGTGGTGGCGGAGTGCAAAGCCAACCTGGCAGAAGCGGAAGCCCAGGCCGAGCTGGCCCGCAAGCGGCTCGCGGATCTAGGCTGAGCCGCTGCTTAGCCGGTTCAGTTGGGCGTGATCATCACCTTGAAGATCTCGCCCGAGGCCACGGTGTAGTTGGAGCTGCCGTAGGTGGTGAGGTCGTTGAAGTCGTTAGCCACCTGCGATTCGATGCCACCCACCACGTAGCCCACCAACACCGATTCGCCAGCCCTGGTGCGGCGCTGTAGGCGATCCAGATCCACCACGCCGTCGGCGAGGTAGCGAACGCGCCGGTCCTGGCCCGGGGCCAGGGGGATGAAGGCGGAGGAGGCGCCATAGGTGAGGGGCTCTCCTGCGGCGTTCTCGAGGCTGGGGAAGCTGCCGGCCAGGGATTGCGTCCAGCTGTTGTCGGCGTTGCGTTTGATCGCAGCGATCTGGGAGGTGAACGGGTACGACGGCGCCAGATCGGGGTTGTTCTCCCGGTTCACGTAGTAGGGCTGGCCTTCGGGATCGAGCGTGATCGCGGAGATGCCACCGAAGATCAGGCTTGTTTGGCTGTCGTCGCCGCGGGAATACAGCCCCAGATTGGCGGCGGTGTATTGATTGATGCCTTGCCGGAAGGTGGCGGGATCATCGGCATTGGCCATGGTGGGTTGGCCGGTGAGTAGATCGATCTGCACCGGAACGGTCCACACGCCGGCGCCGCCATAGAACACGCCGCCAAGGGCTTCGCCATGGCGGCTCAGCTCGCCATCGGCTTGTTGCTTCAGCTGGTTCACGATGTTGAGATCCCGCCGCCGGTAGCGGGAGTCGTCCGGGCGGGACACACTGTTGAGCCGGTAGCTGAGTTTGCCCTGATTCGGCTTGTAGCGAATGTCGAAATTGCGGACCTGGGCGGTGTACAGCCCATTGCTGCCTGGGGTGTACCCGCCGGAGAAGTCCTGCCCGAAGATCAGCTGAGCCTGATTCTCGTTCTCGCCTTGCAGCATCTCGCCGCCGGTCACGGCGAAGAGGTGGGTGTTCTGCCCGTTCACCTGTAGCGCCTCGCCCGCCACTGAGAGAACGCTGTGTTTCGGTAGGCGCAGGGTTTGCTTCTTCGCCCAGGCGGCCAGATCATCCAGCTGAATGGCGGAGAGACGGTTGCGGGTGGAAAAGCTCTGGGTCGCCCCGTCGTACACGTAGCCGCCCACCCGGAACAGCACGTCCTCGCGTTGGAACTGCTGGGCGTTGGTGGTGGCCAGCGACAGCTGCTTGCCGGAGCCCAGGCCGGATTTCGCCAGCGGCCGCGACCAGCTGCGCTCCTTCACTGGGTCGTACACCCAGATGCGTTCGTTCTGATGGGAGGGCGGGAAGTTGGCCTTTCCGTCGGGCGTGAAGTTGTGCAGACCATTGGTGCGTCCGCCGATCAGTACCCATTCGCCGGAGCTGGTCTGGCCGGCACTGAACGACTGCAGGGTGGGAAAGCTGGCCTGACGCTGCTCCAGTTGTTTCAGCTCCACCGTCCACGGCTCGCTCCAGCTGCTCAGGGGGCTGGCGGTGGCGGTCTGATCCGCTCCCGTTGCACTTAGCGGCAGATCAGCGGTTTCGGCCATAGCTGAAACGCGGGCGTCTGTCTGCATGGTGGGCAGAGTTTTCGCTGTTGTCAGCGCCGGTGCCCAGCCGTCACAGCAGTGCGTTCTGGTGCACAACAGGCTCCAGTCGGGGGGCTGGTGTTGGTGTGTTGGCCTCGTCGCCGTGCTCCTCCGCTTCGCCGGCCTTCACCTCCAGGGCCTGCTCGATCACCCGGTCGGTGAGGGGGCGAAGTAGCTCGTCAGAGTGTCCTGGAGTTCCAGGAATCCGGCCAGAGCGTGTTGTTCACAAAGCTGCTGCTGAGACTGGCCATCACCGTGGTGCGCCACCCGCTCTCCCTCGCTTTCGGGCTGTCCTGGGCGGTGGTCACCGTGCGCAGCGGCTTTCCCCGTTTGGCATCGCAGCGTGCGGGGTCGGAACGGCTGGCACGGTAGGAGCCTTGTTCGCCGGCACGCCATGACCATCCAGGCAGATGCACTGGCCCAGGGCGTGTCCACGCTGCTGCCGGCGCTCCAGTCGCCGGCCGGCGCCATCGCCTTTGTTCCCCTCTATGCCCTCTGGGTGACGTTGCTGTTGCCGGGGGTGTGGGCCTCGATGCTGGCCGGTGCTCTCTATGGCACCTGGTGGGGCAGCCTGATCGTGTTCGTGGGGGCTTGCCTCGGTGCGGAAGCGGCGTTTCTGCTGGGGCGCACCTGGCTGCGCGGCTGGGCCCAGAACCGTTTGGCGGCACTGCCCAAGCTGCAGGCGGTGGAGCGGGCCGTGAGCCGGGAGGGCCTGAAGCTGGTGTTGCTCACCCGCCTCTCGCCGGCCCTTCCCTTCTCGCTGCTCAACCTGGCCTATGGCCTGAGCGAGGTGAGCCTGCGCGATTACACGATTGGCCTGATCGGCATCCTGCCGGGCACGATCCTGTTCTGCGGGCTGGGAGCGCTGGCCGGTGATGTGGCCCGCTTCGGGGAAGTGCTCAGCGGTGAGGCCGACCCGGCCACCTGGGCCCTGCGCATCATCGGGATCCTGGCCACGGTGGCGGTGGTGTGGCTGGTGGGCCGGGCGGCCCGCAAGGCGCTTCAGGAGGCAGAGCCGCCGGGCTGATCCGGCAGTCGCCAGTCGCGCAGCGCGGCGATCAGCACGAACCAGCCCAGGCGCAGCCTGGCCGCCACACCGGGGCGGGCGGCCAGCTCGGCATATTTCGCCCGGCCGCATTCGGTTTTGATCCAGCGGTGGATGGCGGGTTGCTGCATGCCGACCAGGTTATGGATGGTGCGTTGGCGCTGCAGCGGCCAGGATGGTGGCAACGCCGTTTGAGGCCGCGATGAACAGGCATGGGTTGTTAGCCGGTGCTGTGGCCGGCTTCAGCGTGTTGGCAGCAGGCCCACTGCACGCCGCCGTGGTCTGCACCGGACCCGGCTATCCGCCCGGTTGCGTGGAGGTGGAGGCAGCTCCGGTGCGCGTCTACGCCCGTCCGGTGGCCACGCCTGGCGGCCCTGTGGTGAATCCCAGCCCTGGTGTGGGCTACGGGGCGCCGGGTGCAGGAGTGCGGCCTGCGGCGGGTCCGGGTGTGGGACCGAATGCTGGCGGGCCCGTGAATCGACCGGGCTATCGCTGAGACTGGGCTGGCTGGGTTCAGGCCTCAGCCAGCAGCGCCTGTAGCCCCGCCTCATCCAGCACCGGCACCCCCAGGCTTTCGGCCTTGCTGAGTTTGCTGCCGGCTTCCTCGCCGGCCACCACGTAGCTGGTTTTCTTGCTCACCGAGCCGCTGACCTTGCCGCCGGCGGCCTCGATCACAGCCTTGGCCTGGCTACGGCTCAGATTGGGCAGCGTGCCCGTGAGCACAAACGTTTGCCCGGCCAGGGTTGCGGTGGCCTCCGAGGCGCGCGTGGCGGCTTCCAGTTCTGCGGCGCTCGCCGCGAGGCTGAAGCCCAGGCGCGCCAGCTGCCCCAGCAGCTCCTGATTGGCCGCTGTGGCGAACCACTGCTGCAGGCTCTGGGCGATCTCGCCGCCGATGCCATACAC contains these protein-coding regions:
- a CDS encoding protein phosphatase — translated: MTTASPDPLALQATLVDFALAELVRQHRESFTPLWSPESWAKLLIWLALNCGCSGDEAGLKAFAEAIGPLQMGRLRRVFFERELADLELQLMADPAEQQVLVLPQGPAEEVLEPERVARALDCVNLSQRLVMDRSRWQRLDSVLVVPWAAPEA
- a CDS encoding outer membrane protein, with the protein product MTTLRSWLVGSLASLVGSSAAIPALAEPYLRLGVGADGSTTSTFRDRNCQATNPPALFGCGAGRNGQPLQATGAFGTGAVLDAGLGYRLNTWLRAEALFSYRPAYEYRGQANFLQSAPPQPVSANLSSVAGFGVGYIDLPRLRRVQPYIGAGVGVARNRISAVSYNFPAIAPDASTTIAGGTTTGLAWLLTAGVAIPINEQLSLDLAYRYSDLGRVQTDSGSASIARPTGNRTLEIAGTQAALQTHGVMLSLRYAFR
- a CDS encoding 2OG-Fe(II) oxygenase, whose amino-acid sequence is MELIARYRNAGFEALADGVMAFFERRADLQCPGVAFGPNGDGEPAKVSTDISLVALDRSDPEAFALADVILRGVTAGLERYLQERPLFRECCPAQQLFVNPIFNLQRYAPGEGFKRWHCDWTISDEATEPVHRVLAWILYCNSVEEAGTEFHWQQHHEAAERGKLVIFPAGPSHIHRGRVNHTHSKTIATGWINAGSRDAYLTRLARG
- a CDS encoding mechanosensitive ion channel family protein yields the protein MKELLLEVLGWLGYLERPAVVVQLLVSVGLMLLCRVARRRRWLGRWPTLAYAPLGLIALGLTCGLLGQLNHPYGLAGLLALLWLGWFGLALLHRLLGRWLRPERLHQLESRLLRPAYLLMATLLLISQVDSLRDLAVAPLGSLFGVSLSAGKLFQAGLIVYVVLVGCGPPAAGLAWLVQRAVGMSEGSRKAMELMLRYTVVALGLVAVGVHLGLNTTALIAVAGGLSVGLGFGIKEVFSNFVSGLWLLFEGSVRPGEVLMLDGDPCEVRKLGLRATLLWRDRDNAELLIPNQTFFTEAATTYTASDRMRRSQVSVGAAYHHDPTDVIALLEATARQVPRVLPEPAPKALLLSYGDYEINYALRFWIANPMDNVGICSEVNQAIWHAFKANNIEIPFPQQVEYPMVWPPEQHTPSTYHR
- a CDS encoding extracellular solute-binding protein gives rise to the protein MALPSRFIPTTSRGWLRTLALSCSLLLSGCTGGGLPAVVYLAGGTNSDQTIDAELLAEYSGRLRLLEKGFRQINRNTQFQFSLYPEDRIEATIRVRSKSGLGPDLLFVNGDTALRLMRKSLVKPFPATAAQLNLFNPEELKRLRAPNGQLAGLPVLMQAQLACFNRKVLPKAPSTLNELLANSAQGKPSALSVDLYNLFWTAGSLGAIPAINKALLRQPISPQDRSDIQRWLAWLQNASNQQGITFYGTQQAIEAEFVSGRVAWIPCRSTSLPRLRRRLGQALGVSALPDGRYGQASPVNRLRVLALGTSSSAMGHQRALAFSKYAVNPLVQRELSMGSQTVLPANRFVKVPTSSSTVLAAMVQAGQQGSQINEMVAMLHSNDPRIHTNEHLITQLVFGEITPSEATNRMIDVLQSTPAPPR
- a CDS encoding valine--tRNA ligase; amino-acid sequence: MARLAVPAPVTDALPKTYDPVGTEARWQQAWETSGAFHPDPSAPGEPFSVVIPPPNVTGSLHMGHAFNTALIDTIVRFQRLQGKNVLCLPGTDHASIAVQTILEKQLKAEGKRKEDLGREAFLEKAWEWKAQSGGTIVGQLRRLGYSVDWQRERFTLDAGCSTAVIEAFNRLHEQGLIYRGEYLVNWCPASGSAVSDLEVEMKEVDGHLWHFRYPLTAGAAADGRTHLEVATTRPETLLGDTAVAVNPKDPRYADLVGQTLTLPLVGREIPIVADDHVDAEFGTGCVKVTPAHDPNDFAIGQRHNLPLITVMAKDGSMNEAAGRFQGLDRFEARKAVVAAMEEGCFLVKVEDYRHSVPFSDRGKVPVEPLLSTQWFVKTEPLAARCREALENADPRFVPERWSKVYRDWLTDIRDWCISRQLWWGHRIPAWFVVSETGDEITDTTPYVVARDEAEARAKAEAQFGGGTHAHPLVLEQDPDALDTWFSSGLWPFSTLGWPDADAADLARWYPTSVLVTGFDIIFFWVARMTMMAGAFTGQMPFQDVYIHGLVRDENNRKMSKSAGNGIDPLLLIDRYGADALRFALVREVAGAGQDIRLDYDRKSDTSATVEASRNFANKLWNATRFALMNLDGETPASLGDPDPAALQLADRWILSRLARVNRETAERYGSYGLGEASKGLYEFAWNEVCDWYVELIKRRLQVPAELEGPALEVALADQRTARQVLAKVLNALLVMLHPLMPHLSEELWHGLTGEPDTTFLALQPWPELDAAALDDNLEASFAELIEAIRVVRNLRAVAGLKPSQSVPVRFVSGRPELAAVLTAATADITALTRAERVEVLDPAAADANPATKALAGVSGELQVVLPIEGLVDLEALRARLEKDIAKAEKEIKGLAGRLANPNFADKAPPEVVAECKANLAEAEAQAELARKRLADLG
- a CDS encoding TVP38/TMEM64 family protein translates to MTIQADALAQGVSTLLPALQSPAGAIAFVPLYALWVTLLLPGVWASMLAGALYGTWWGSLIVFVGACLGAEAAFLLGRTWLRGWAQNRLAALPKLQAVERAVSREGLKLVLLTRLSPALPFSLLNLAYGLSEVSLRDYTIGLIGILPGTILFCGLGALAGDVARFGEVLSGEADPATWALRIIGILATVAVVWLVGRAARKALQEAEPPG